One Erythrobacter sp. SDW2 genomic region harbors:
- a CDS encoding glycoside hydrolase family 5 protein: MDRLLVSGFSAMALAALAVPAWTGTAADDHVAASPLPVGTCINMGNALEPEFEGSWGGAPIEAEDFKRIKAAGFQTVRIPVRWHNKSMAQAPYTVDAAWMDRVQQVVDEALAADLNVILNSHHFDPIHDTPLEVAEWHGGVWRQIAERFAGYPEDTLWFELENEPHKNFDHSNLLQTLAPALAEVRKLHPTRAVIIGGEDWSGIDSLATLPLPDDPNVHPTFHYYNPFLYTHQGASWTAPDIPPVGRKFPTEEDREQLVKDVAKIRDYIARTGKTPFMGEVGAYDGHIPTKDRVRYHRTIYDAFAPTGIGMCMWAYANTFPFWDRAKQRWLPGMLEAIGLPKPE, encoded by the coding sequence ATGGACAGGCTGCTTGTTTCGGGCTTTTCCGCAATGGCGCTGGCTGCTCTGGCAGTCCCGGCCTGGACCGGAACGGCTGCCGACGACCATGTTGCGGCTTCCCCGCTGCCGGTCGGCACCTGCATCAACATGGGCAATGCGCTCGAGCCGGAATTCGAAGGCAGCTGGGGCGGCGCCCCGATCGAGGCCGAGGATTTCAAACGGATCAAGGCCGCCGGCTTCCAGACCGTCCGCATCCCCGTACGCTGGCACAACAAGTCGATGGCTCAGGCGCCCTACACCGTCGATGCCGCCTGGATGGACCGGGTACAGCAGGTGGTCGACGAGGCGCTCGCAGCCGATCTGAATGTCATCCTCAACAGCCATCATTTCGACCCGATCCATGACACGCCGCTGGAAGTCGCGGAGTGGCACGGCGGCGTGTGGAGGCAAATCGCGGAAAGGTTCGCGGGCTACCCCGAAGATACGCTGTGGTTCGAGCTGGAGAACGAGCCGCACAAGAACTTCGACCATTCCAACCTGCTGCAAACCCTTGCCCCGGCGCTCGCCGAAGTCCGCAAACTCCACCCGACCCGCGCCGTGATCATCGGCGGCGAAGACTGGAGCGGGATCGATTCGCTGGCGACGCTGCCACTGCCCGACGATCCCAACGTCCACCCGACGTTCCACTACTACAACCCGTTCCTCTACACCCACCAGGGTGCATCGTGGACCGCGCCGGATATCCCGCCGGTAGGTCGCAAGTTCCCGACCGAGGAAGACCGCGAACAGCTGGTCAAGGATGTCGCCAAGATCCGCGACTACATCGCCCGCACCGGCAAGACGCCGTTCATGGGCGAAGTCGGTGCCTATGACGGACACATTCCGACCAAGGACCGGGTCAGGTATCACCGGACCATCTACGATGCCTTTGCCCCGACCGGCATCGGCATGTGCATGTGGGCCTATGCCAACACCTTTCCGTTCTGGGATCGTGCAAAGCAGCGCTGGCTGCCGGGAATGCTCGAAGCGATTGGGTTGCCGAAGCCGGAATAG
- a CDS encoding glycoside hydrolase family 43 protein, with product MRKFIQAALAVGCCFSSLAAPAAAGPTARFDYVEYRAVEADSSASSSNYRNPILPGFHPDPSIVRVGDDFYAVTSTFSWFPGLPIFHSRDLVNWRLIGNAIDRSTQVDFSGLGTNRGLFAPAITYLDGLFWIVNTCIECGDNFVITAKDPAGPWSDPDWLDFGGIDPSLYFEDDGSAWIVYNDAPPGEPRYEGHRALWLQQFDHVKRQVMPGRTLLVDGGVDPSTNPIWAEGPHLYKIDGWYYLLTAEGGTADQHSQTIYRSGNLQGPYQPGPYNPILTQRDLPRDRPERVEATGHADIVKLDDGSWWGVFLATRPFAQQSTLMGRETFLLPLKWVEGWPRFLDQGAPVPMELAKPRLTPDRPVDQTRWRENFAGPLSADWIGLRTPQQVQQVLVDSNAGELQLVSGKDAAGSLGKPAFVGRRLWHHKADFTTRVSFTPDGEGDFAGLLAFMDESHFLAFGVEQGRVVARMRTDAAQSERGEVVASTSLPATGPVELRIALRGGAATVFWRSAGETPWQQLGETIDVEPLASVHAGLFTGLVVGPYAYSASP from the coding sequence GTGAGGAAGTTCATCCAAGCAGCTCTGGCAGTTGGCTGCTGCTTCTCGAGCCTTGCCGCGCCTGCCGCTGCGGGGCCGACCGCTCGGTTCGACTATGTGGAGTATCGCGCGGTCGAAGCGGATTCCTCGGCTTCATCGTCAAATTACCGCAATCCCATCTTGCCCGGCTTCCACCCCGATCCCTCGATCGTCCGGGTCGGCGACGATTTCTATGCGGTTACCTCGACTTTCAGCTGGTTTCCCGGCCTGCCGATCTTCCACAGTCGCGACCTGGTCAACTGGCGGCTGATCGGGAATGCCATCGATCGATCGACACAGGTCGATTTCTCGGGTCTGGGCACCAATCGCGGGCTTTTCGCGCCGGCCATCACCTATCTCGACGGGCTGTTCTGGATCGTCAACACCTGCATCGAATGCGGCGACAATTTCGTCATCACGGCCAAGGACCCGGCAGGGCCGTGGAGCGATCCCGACTGGCTCGACTTCGGCGGGATCGATCCTTCGCTGTACTTCGAGGACGATGGCAGCGCATGGATCGTCTACAACGACGCGCCCCCGGGCGAGCCGCGCTATGAAGGGCACCGTGCGCTGTGGTTGCAGCAATTCGATCACGTGAAGAGACAGGTGATGCCGGGCCGCACGCTGCTGGTGGACGGCGGCGTCGATCCGTCGACCAATCCGATCTGGGCCGAGGGGCCGCACCTCTACAAGATCGACGGCTGGTATTACCTGCTGACGGCTGAAGGAGGCACGGCCGACCAGCACTCCCAGACCATCTATCGATCAGGCAATCTGCAGGGGCCGTATCAGCCCGGACCGTACAATCCGATCCTGACCCAGCGCGATCTTCCCCGCGACCGGCCGGAACGCGTCGAAGCGACCGGTCATGCCGATATCGTGAAGCTCGACGATGGCAGCTGGTGGGGCGTCTTCCTCGCGACCCGACCCTTCGCCCAGCAATCCACGCTGATGGGACGCGAGACTTTCCTGCTTCCGCTGAAATGGGTCGAGGGCTGGCCGAGGTTTCTCGACCAGGGTGCCCCGGTTCCGATGGAATTGGCGAAACCGCGGCTGACGCCTGACCGGCCGGTGGATCAGACCCGCTGGAGAGAGAACTTCGCAGGTCCGCTCAGCGCCGACTGGATCGGGCTCAGGACGCCGCAGCAGGTTCAGCAGGTGCTTGTCGATAGCAATGCCGGAGAATTGCAGCTGGTCTCCGGCAAGGACGCGGCGGGCAGTTTGGGCAAGCCGGCCTTCGTCGGCAGGCGCTTGTGGCATCACAAAGCCGACTTCACTACGCGGGTCAGCTTCACGCCGGACGGTGAGGGCGATTTTGCGGGTCTGCTGGCCTTCATGGACGAGAGCCATTTCCTAGCCTTCGGGGTGGAGCAGGGCAGGGTGGTCGCGCGGATGCGAACCGACGCTGCCCAGTCGGAGCGGGGCGAGGTTGTTGCCAGCACGTCGCTACCAGCGACAGGCCCGGTCGAACTGCGGATCGCCCTGCGCGGCGGCGCGGCGACGGTATTCTGGCGAAGCGCCGGCGAGACGCCATGGCAACAGCTGGGCGAAACGATCGATGTTGAGCCGCTTGCCTCGGTCCATGCCGGGCTGTTCACAGGCCTGGTGGTCGGGCCCTACGCCTACAGCGCATCCCCCTAG
- a CDS encoding fumarylacetoacetate hydrolase family protein has translation MAERILEALPADHVRGTFIGRAQTPEGPCVIRLSDGKLYDLTGEVSTVAGAIARRAFDGGTELGAVEDGLPEGWTLLSPIDLQCIKAAGVTFALSAIERVIEERARGDSGKAAEIRRQLESRIGAGIRSVVPGSDEALQLKAALIEQGMWSQYLEVAIGPDAEIFSKSPVLSSVGYGAMIGVRSDSNWNNPEPEVVLVCDAHGEVVGATLGNDVNLRDFEGRSALLLSKAKDNTASCAIGPFIRLFDDSFTLDDVRSADVELLIEGTDGYRLEGKNVMAQISRDPVELVAQCLSEHHYPDGFVLFCGTLFAPTQDRDVSGAGFTHKIGDKVTIRSQKIGTLTNTVTTSRDTPAWTMGISAFIANLAGRGLVEKI, from the coding sequence ATGGCCGAGAGGATTCTGGAAGCTCTGCCTGCGGATCATGTCCGCGGGACATTTATCGGGCGCGCGCAGACGCCTGAGGGGCCGTGCGTTATCCGCTTATCCGACGGAAAATTGTACGACCTGACCGGCGAGGTATCGACCGTCGCTGGTGCGATCGCCCGTCGTGCATTCGATGGCGGCACCGAACTCGGAGCAGTCGAGGATGGCCTTCCGGAGGGCTGGACTCTGCTCTCCCCCATCGATCTGCAATGCATCAAGGCTGCGGGCGTGACCTTTGCCCTCTCGGCCATTGAGCGGGTGATCGAGGAGCGCGCTCGCGGCGATTCCGGCAAGGCCGCCGAGATCCGCCGCCAGCTCGAAAGCAGGATTGGCGCAGGAATCCGCTCGGTCGTTCCCGGCAGCGACGAAGCGCTGCAGCTCAAGGCCGCTCTCATCGAACAGGGCATGTGGTCGCAGTATCTGGAAGTCGCGATTGGCCCGGATGCGGAGATCTTTTCCAAGTCGCCGGTGCTCTCGTCGGTTGGCTATGGCGCCATGATCGGCGTGCGTTCGGATTCGAACTGGAACAACCCTGAACCGGAAGTCGTGCTGGTGTGCGATGCGCATGGCGAAGTGGTCGGCGCGACGCTCGGCAACGACGTCAACCTGCGCGATTTCGAGGGGCGCTCGGCATTGCTTCTTTCCAAGGCGAAGGACAACACCGCCAGCTGTGCCATAGGTCCATTCATTCGCTTGTTCGACGACAGCTTTACGCTCGACGACGTCCGCAGTGCCGATGTCGAGCTGCTGATCGAGGGGACCGACGGTTACCGGCTCGAAGGCAAGAATGTCATGGCGCAGATCAGCCGCGACCCGGTCGAACTGGTGGCGCAGTGCCTGTCCGAGCATCACTACCCCGATGGCTTCGTGCTGTTCTGTGGCACACTGTTCGCGCCGACGCAGGACCGCGATGTCTCGGGCGCCGGCTTCACGCACAAGATCGGTGACAAGGTGACGATCCGCTCGCAAAAGATCGGGACGCTGACCAACACGGTGACGACATCGCGCGATACTCCGGCATGGACGATGGGGATTTCGGCTTTCATAGCCAATCTGGCCGGCAGGGGACTGGTCGAAAAGATTTGA
- a CDS encoding SDR family NAD(P)-dependent oxidoreductase, with the protein MHTATYPSLKGRRVIVSGGGSGIGEGIVEAFVRQGAAVAFVDIDEDASADLQTRLSDAEIKPIFVHCDITDCDDYGAKIGAIIEQLGGCDILINNAANDDRHTIAEVTPEYWDRSMAVNLKHQFFAAKAVVPAMQAAGGGSIVNLGSISWHLGLEDLAIYQTAKAAIEGLTRSLARELGRDNIRVNTIIPGNVQTPRQMKWYTPEGEAEIVAAQCLDGRIQPVDIAAMALFLASDDARFCTAHNYWVDAGWR; encoded by the coding sequence GTGCACACAGCGACCTATCCCAGCTTGAAGGGCCGCAGGGTCATCGTCAGTGGCGGCGGCTCGGGCATCGGCGAAGGCATCGTCGAGGCCTTCGTGCGCCAGGGTGCAGCCGTTGCCTTTGTCGATATTGACGAGGACGCCAGCGCGGACCTCCAGACGCGGCTTAGTGACGCTGAAATCAAGCCGATCTTCGTCCATTGCGATATCACCGATTGCGACGATTATGGCGCCAAAATCGGCGCGATCATCGAGCAGTTGGGCGGTTGCGACATCCTCATCAATAATGCGGCCAACGATGACCGTCATACCATCGCCGAGGTGACCCCCGAATACTGGGATCGCAGCATGGCAGTGAACCTCAAACACCAGTTTTTCGCTGCAAAGGCCGTGGTGCCCGCAATGCAGGCCGCCGGTGGCGGCTCGATCGTCAACCTGGGCTCGATCAGCTGGCACCTTGGGCTGGAGGACCTGGCAATCTACCAGACCGCGAAAGCGGCAATCGAGGGTCTGACTCGCAGCCTCGCCCGCGAGCTGGGCCGCGACAATATCCGCGTCAACACCATCATCCCCGGCAACGTCCAGACGCCGCGCCAGATGAAATGGTACACCCCTGAGGGCGAGGCGGAGATCGTTGCCGCCCAATGCCTCGATGGCCGGATCCAGCCGGTCGACATAGCAGCGATGGCGCTGTTCCTCGCTTCCGACGATGCGCGATTTTGCACGGCGCACAATTACTGGGTGGATGCAGGATGGAGATAG
- a CDS encoding SMP-30/gluconolactonase/LRE family protein: MEIELPVKQLLAADTKLGEGVLWDAARQVVWFVDIKQHRLWHYDPATGSNTCSEAPEQIGWAIPAEGKLLLCGLKDGLHIFDPEADRFEKLSDVPGEPASNRLNDACTDPWGRVWFGSMDDGENQASGRFYVFDRGNIRPAGPSGISITNGPAVNAQGDRIYFTDTTNQQIMVADLSPSGVGEARPFVDTKALFPHAYPDGPVVDAEDHVWTGLYLGSRVARFSPDGELVATIAMPARDITKMAFGGADLRTGYVTSATKNMEPDDMQRLPQAGSLFGFDAPVRGFAQARALLG, encoded by the coding sequence ATGGAGATAGAGCTTCCGGTCAAACAATTGCTGGCCGCCGACACGAAACTTGGTGAAGGCGTGCTGTGGGATGCCGCGCGGCAGGTCGTCTGGTTTGTCGATATCAAGCAGCACCGCCTGTGGCATTACGACCCGGCAACCGGCAGCAACACTTGCAGCGAAGCGCCGGAGCAGATCGGTTGGGCGATCCCCGCCGAGGGCAAACTGCTGCTGTGTGGTCTCAAGGACGGGCTCCATATTTTCGATCCCGAGGCCGACCGGTTCGAGAAGCTCTCGGACGTTCCGGGAGAACCCGCTTCTAACCGGCTCAACGATGCTTGCACCGACCCTTGGGGTCGCGTCTGGTTCGGGTCGATGGACGATGGCGAGAATCAGGCTTCGGGCCGGTTCTACGTGTTCGACCGTGGCAACATTCGGCCTGCCGGCCCCTCCGGCATCAGCATCACCAACGGCCCGGCGGTCAATGCACAGGGAGACCGCATCTATTTCACGGATACTACGAACCAGCAGATCATGGTGGCCGACCTGAGCCCCTCGGGTGTCGGCGAGGCACGCCCGTTCGTCGATACCAAGGCCCTGTTCCCCCATGCATATCCCGACGGCCCCGTCGTCGATGCCGAGGATCACGTCTGGACCGGCCTCTATCTTGGCAGCCGGGTGGCGCGTTTCTCGCCCGATGGCGAGTTGGTCGCGACCATCGCCATGCCCGCGCGCGATATCACCAAGATGGCCTTCGGCGGCGCAGACCTGCGCACCGGCTATGTGACCAGTGCGACCAAGAACATGGAGCCAGACGACATGCAACGCCTCCCGCAGGCAGGCAGCCTGTTCGGCTTCGATGCACCCGTGCGTGGTTTTGCGCAGGCAAGGGCCCTGCTGGGATGA
- a CDS encoding sialate O-acetylesterase: MASAAPGLGPAYGDNMVLQKDQPVTLEGHAQAGEMVRVKLGDATSSVRADKSGSFAVTLPPQPKSAAGVALELTDSTGTTRFANILFGNVFLCSGQSNMELSVNRALDTWNQLRLAADDGIRLLMVPRATAPVPQADFAGPVAWKAATSETVAEFSAACFYMGKELRRLDPDTPVGLIHSNWGGSAARAWMTQESVRALYGEDALAQLQTYARDPFEATQAFVPHWFDWWRRQDDGGEPWQDSGALDWKPIPKFSFWNEWEGTGLDREPRANVWLRQTLTLTAEQASQQGEVSIGAIDDLDLTFVNGRPIGYTFGWGVERTYRVPAGYLREGANEILIAANNMWDTGGFFGSSDRLFFQPGDGSAPVPLGADWEYSVAQTQDVPPRAPWDANAGLGVMHNAMIAPLGRMRLAGVAWYQGESDVGQPDYDSRLRELFAGWRGQFGDQTKMLVVQLADYGARVTRPVASGWAQLRQEQLEAVEADSNAVLVTAIDIGEATDIHPANKNDLGKRLARAFRGESMPMPVAAVQEASTVTVNFKGVEGGLVAQSGPYPIGVELCGTSQESCRYVVPRLSGESLIIDLAEGEIATRVRYAWSDAPIVNLYDGRGLPVPGFELEIAQ; encoded by the coding sequence ATGGCGTCCGCCGCTCCCGGCTTGGGGCCCGCCTATGGCGACAACATGGTCCTGCAAAAGGATCAGCCCGTGACGCTGGAAGGGCATGCGCAAGCCGGCGAAATGGTGCGTGTAAAACTCGGCGATGCGACATCCAGCGTTAGAGCGGACAAGTCGGGCAGTTTCGCGGTCACCCTGCCCCCTCAACCCAAGTCTGCTGCGGGTGTGGCTCTGGAGCTTACCGATAGCACCGGGACCACTCGCTTCGCCAACATCCTGTTCGGCAACGTCTTCCTGTGTTCTGGCCAGTCGAACATGGAGCTGTCCGTAAATCGCGCGCTCGACACCTGGAACCAGCTACGGCTGGCGGCGGATGACGGCATCCGCCTGCTGATGGTGCCCAGGGCCACCGCGCCCGTGCCCCAGGCGGACTTCGCCGGGCCGGTCGCATGGAAGGCCGCCACCAGCGAGACTGTGGCCGAGTTCTCCGCCGCATGTTTCTACATGGGCAAGGAACTGCGCCGGCTCGATCCCGATACACCCGTCGGGCTGATCCATTCGAACTGGGGCGGCAGTGCCGCCAGGGCATGGATGACGCAGGAAAGCGTTCGCGCACTCTATGGTGAAGATGCCTTGGCGCAATTGCAGACCTATGCCCGCGATCCTTTCGAAGCGACGCAGGCATTCGTCCCGCATTGGTTCGACTGGTGGCGCCGGCAGGACGATGGCGGCGAGCCGTGGCAGGACAGCGGCGCTCTCGACTGGAAGCCGATCCCGAAGTTCTCGTTCTGGAACGAGTGGGAGGGAACCGGTCTCGACCGCGAACCGCGCGCCAATGTGTGGCTGCGGCAAACGCTGACCCTGACCGCCGAACAGGCGAGCCAGCAAGGGGAAGTTTCCATCGGGGCGATCGACGATCTCGACCTGACTTTCGTCAACGGCAGGCCAATCGGCTACACCTTCGGCTGGGGTGTCGAGCGGACCTACCGCGTGCCGGCGGGATATCTGCGCGAAGGCGCGAACGAGATCCTCATCGCTGCCAACAACATGTGGGACACCGGGGGGTTCTTCGGATCCTCTGATCGCCTCTTCTTCCAGCCGGGGGACGGCAGCGCACCCGTCCCGCTGGGCGCCGACTGGGAATATTCGGTCGCGCAGACGCAGGATGTCCCGCCCCGCGCGCCATGGGATGCCAATGCAGGTCTCGGGGTGATGCACAACGCCATGATCGCGCCGCTTGGGCGCATGCGGCTTGCCGGGGTGGCATGGTACCAGGGCGAATCCGACGTCGGGCAGCCCGACTACGACAGCAGGCTGCGTGAACTTTTCGCGGGCTGGCGTGGCCAATTCGGCGACCAGACGAAGATGCTGGTTGTCCAGTTGGCGGATTACGGCGCGCGGGTTACCCGGCCCGTCGCTTCGGGGTGGGCGCAGCTTCGGCAGGAGCAACTTGAAGCCGTCGAGGCCGACAGCAACGCTGTGCTGGTCACAGCCATCGATATCGGCGAGGCGACCGACATTCACCCGGCCAACAAGAACGATCTGGGCAAGCGGCTGGCACGCGCCTTCCGTGGCGAGTCCATGCCGATGCCGGTCGCAGCGGTGCAGGAAGCAAGCACAGTCACGGTCAACTTCAAAGGTGTCGAGGGTGGCCTTGTCGCTCAATCCGGCCCCTATCCCATCGGCGTGGAACTGTGCGGCACCTCGCAGGAGAGCTGCCGCTATGTCGTGCCGCGCCTTTCCGGCGAGTCCCTGATCATTGATCTGGCGGAAGGCGAGATCGCGACGCGTGTGCGCTATGCCTGGTCAGACGCCCCGATCGTGAATCTCTACGATGGCCGCGGCTTGCCGGTGCCGGGCTTCGAACTGGAGATCGCGCAATGA
- a CDS encoding mannanase has product MILDRRSFLVTTAGAAGALALAGCATGGEPGSQFVQRTGTRLTRGGQPYRIVGTNMWYAAWLGADADYGDRKRLVRELDRLQALGLNNLRIMAAAEEGPLSNSIKPGFTRADGSDNVALLEGLDFAIAESAKRGMTVVLALSNFWEWSGGLQTLLQRVTGSYIDMGDPAHPWPAFADSTAAFYANPGAVRLYLDHVRSIVGRTNSVTGMTYAEDPAIMSWQLANEPRPGGSDSAIAANRPAYLDWIAQSAELIRGIDDNHLVSLGQEGTQATNGSEELVTAAHQNIDYLTAHIWPLNWGWVAGDDLAGTWPDGKRKVEAYIDTHTRLAAAMDKPLVIEEFGFPRDREAYSPDTTTRFREQYYRVIYKAVEDSWRDDGPLQGSNFWAWNGEARARHADFRYRDGDRAYMGDPPHEPQGWYGNFDSDKAMLELASAHAARI; this is encoded by the coding sequence ATGATCCTCGATCGCCGCAGCTTCCTGGTGACGACGGCCGGAGCGGCAGGTGCGCTGGCACTTGCCGGCTGTGCGACCGGTGGCGAGCCTGGAAGCCAGTTCGTCCAGCGTACCGGCACCAGGCTCACCCGCGGCGGCCAACCCTATCGTATCGTCGGCACGAACATGTGGTACGCGGCTTGGCTGGGTGCCGACGCCGATTATGGCGACCGCAAGCGGCTGGTGCGCGAACTCGACCGCTTGCAGGCGCTGGGCCTCAACAACCTCCGGATCATGGCAGCCGCGGAGGAAGGCCCGCTCAGCAACTCGATCAAGCCAGGTTTCACCCGTGCCGACGGGTCGGACAATGTCGCCCTGCTCGAAGGCCTCGATTTCGCCATCGCCGAGAGCGCCAAGCGGGGCATGACGGTGGTGCTCGCCCTGTCGAACTTCTGGGAGTGGTCGGGCGGACTGCAGACCCTGCTCCAGCGTGTGACCGGGAGCTATATCGACATGGGCGACCCGGCACATCCCTGGCCCGCGTTTGCCGATTCCACCGCCGCGTTCTACGCCAATCCCGGCGCCGTAAGACTCTACCTCGACCATGTTCGCAGCATTGTGGGCCGCACCAACTCCGTCACCGGCATGACCTATGCCGAGGACCCTGCCATCATGAGCTGGCAATTGGCCAACGAACCGCGCCCCGGGGGAAGCGATTCCGCCATCGCCGCCAACCGTCCGGCCTACCTCGACTGGATCGCCCAATCGGCCGAACTCATTCGAGGTATCGACGACAACCATCTGGTTTCATTAGGACAGGAAGGAACTCAAGCTACCAACGGAAGCGAGGAACTGGTGACCGCGGCCCATCAGAATATCGACTATCTCACGGCCCATATCTGGCCGCTCAACTGGGGATGGGTCGCAGGCGACGACCTGGCGGGAACCTGGCCTGATGGCAAACGCAAGGTCGAGGCCTATATCGACACGCACACCCGGTTGGCCGCAGCCATGGACAAGCCTCTCGTCATCGAGGAGTTCGGTTTCCCGCGGGATCGGGAAGCCTATTCGCCCGACACCACAACGCGGTTTCGCGAGCAGTACTATAGGGTCATCTACAAAGCAGTCGAGGACAGCTGGCGCGACGACGGCCCACTCCAGGGCAGCAATTTCTGGGCATGGAACGGTGAAGCCCGCGCGCGACACGCGGATTTCCGTTATCGCGATGGTGATCGCGCCTACATGGGCGATCCGCCGCATGAACCGCAGGGCTGGTACGGCAATTTTGACAGCGACAAGGCGATGCTCGAACTCGCTTCGGCACACGCAGCAAGAATTTGA
- a CDS encoding aldose 1-epimerase produces MRASARPEAGGLLSCLSMDGAHVLRPMPVSSSNPLDSACFPLVPFANRIADARFDWNDAGVQLQQNFPLETSALHGTGWQRPWQLTETTPERCVMAYAHAASDWPWDFQSIQTFELRDDCFLATLELANCSGIDMPAGLGLHPYFRRRPETRVFFEAGGIVLSGRDQIPTGEIAAPGALAEFRTGSHLPGALIDHCYTDWNGEVVIEDDLGRIEMRAVGASYLHVYAPPGTDILCLEPVTHPPDALNRWPEEMTVLEPGRSTSIAMRISASLR; encoded by the coding sequence ATGCGGGCATCGGCACGGCCCGAGGCTGGCGGGCTGCTATCTTGCTTGTCGATGGATGGCGCACACGTCCTGCGGCCCATGCCGGTTTCCAGCAGCAATCCGCTCGACAGTGCCTGTTTTCCCCTGGTGCCGTTCGCCAACCGGATTGCCGATGCACGTTTCGATTGGAACGACGCCGGGGTCCAGCTGCAGCAAAACTTTCCCCTCGAAACCTCGGCCTTACACGGCACCGGCTGGCAGCGCCCGTGGCAACTGACCGAGACAACGCCGGAACGATGCGTCATGGCCTACGCTCATGCCGCGTCCGACTGGCCCTGGGATTTCCAGTCCATCCAGACATTCGAATTGCGTGACGACTGCTTTCTCGCCACGCTCGAACTCGCCAATTGCAGCGGTATCGACATGCCCGCCGGGCTCGGCCTGCACCCCTATTTCCGCCGGCGCCCGGAGACGCGCGTATTCTTCGAGGCAGGCGGGATCGTCCTGTCGGGCCGCGACCAAATCCCGACAGGTGAAATCGCTGCTCCGGGAGCCCTGGCCGAGTTTAGGACCGGATCACATTTGCCCGGCGCCTTGATCGACCACTGCTACACCGACTGGAACGGCGAAGTTGTGATCGAGGATGATCTCGGGCGGATCGAGATGCGCGCGGTCGGGGCATCTTACCTGCACGTCTACGCGCCACCCGGCACGGACATCCTGTGCCTCGAGCCGGTGACCCATCCCCCGGATGCGCTCAACCGGTGGCCGGAAGAAATGACAGTTCTCGAGCCGGGCCGCAGCACCAGCATCGCCATGCGGATCAGTGCATCGCTGCGATAG